A window of Streptomyces sp. NBC_01224 genomic DNA:
AAGACCAACTCGGCCCGGAGACCGGCGGAGCCGAGCGACCGGCGCAGGGCGGCCAGGAGCAGCAGCGCCCAGTCCGCCGCGCTGCCCTGCACCACGAAGTTGCGGGTGAAGCGGCCCCGCGCGCGAGCGTTCGACGATGCGTAACCAGGGGTGAATTGACCCTCGGCGGAGGGCTGTTCCGTGTTCTCCTGCGGGATGCCGGCCTCGTCGTTCTCCTCGCTCCCGGCCGCGGGCGGACTGGTCCGGCCCAGCCACGTCCGTACGAGACGTCCCTCTTCGCCCGCTTTTGCCGCATCGTCGACGTAGGCCACGGCCAGCGGAAATCTGCGGCGCAGGGCTGCCAGGTTCTTCAGGCCGTCGCCCGAGGTCTGGCCGTAGATCGCGCCCAGCAGGGCGAGCTTGGCGTGGTCCCGGTCGCCGTGGAAGGCCCGGTCCGACAGCGACGTATAGAGATCGCCGTCATGGCCCGCCACCTCCATCAGACCGCGATCGCGGGAGATCGCAGCCAGCACTCTGGGCTCCATCTGGTCGGCGTCCGCGACGACGAGGCGCCAGCCCTCGTCGGCGACGACCGCCCGCCGTATCACCTTGGGGATCTGCAGCGCTCCTCCGCCGTTGGTCGTCCAGCGGCCGCTGACCGTGCCGCCCGGCTGGTACTCGGGGCGGAAGCGGCCGTCGCGCACCCAGTCCTGGAGCCAGCTCCAGCCGTGCGCCGTCCAGATCCGGTACAGCTTCTTGTACTGGATGAGGGGTTCGACCGCCGGATGGTCCAGCTCCTCCAGCTCCCAGCGCCGGGTGGACTTCACCTTGATGCCGGCCTGTGCGAACGCCTTCACCACGTCGGCGGGGAGGTCGGGGCGGACCCGTCTGCCGAAGGCGGCCGAC
This region includes:
- a CDS encoding bifunctional 3'-5' exonuclease/DNA polymerase, producing the protein MTERWALATTETGGALLAPLDSTGLPTAPVLTEPDLVEAVRSRPDVTRWVWRSTAEIYPRLLAAGVPVARCYDIEVAESLLLAHEGRLGEPRSAAAAHARLRNAPVPPDPPPRSAEPGSQSSLFEPQSGTDLPFDDLLQVYADQLRRHDATAHPGRMRLLTAAESAGMLVAAEMNRSGLPWRADVHRDVLHELLGERYAGGGEPRRLAELADEVSAAFGRRVRPDLPADVVKAFAQAGIKVKSTRRWELEELDHPAVEPLIQYKKLYRIWTAHGWSWLQDWVRDGRFRPEYQPGGTVSGRWTTNGGGALQIPKVIRRAVVADEGWRLVVADADQMEPRVLAAISRDRGLMEVAGHDGDLYTSLSDRAFHGDRDHAKLALLGAIYGQTSGDGLKNLAALRRRFPLAVAYVDDAAKAGEEGRLVRTWLGRTSPPAAGSEENDEAGIPQENTEQPSAEGQFTPGYASSNARARGRFTRNFVVQGSAADWALLLLAALRRSLGSAGLRAELVFFQHDEVIVHCPQEEAEAVVEAIRAAGDLAGRTAFGDTPVRFPFTTAVVERYSDAK